From the genome of Diachasmimorpha longicaudata isolate KC_UGA_2023 chromosome 19, iyDiaLong2, whole genome shotgun sequence:
ATTCATCGACACATTCATGTCTGGCATCAATAATTATCCCCAGCTCTCCAAGGTTCATAAACTTCAATATTTCCGCAGTCTTCTTACTGGCAAGGCTGCCAAAGTTATTGAAGCTCTTCCAAATACCGAAAACAATTACGAAACTGCATTGGAAATGGTcgacaaaaaattcaactttgagagaaaaattctctcgAGACACTGGTGGACTCTCCAAGATCTTTCTAtcatcaccaaggaaactccaGAAGCCATCAGCAATCTTGTCGATACTATCAACCAACACCCTCGGTCATTAAAGAATCTCAATCAACCAGTGAATCAATGGGATTTACCGCTCATATGTCTGATTCAATCGAAGATCAGCCCCGAACTCTTCACTCTTTGGGAACTCAAGATCAAGGATTCCAAGCTGCCCACCTACACCAGCCTCCTGGAATTCCTAGAGAATCGATCACAGTGTTCAACTCGGATCACATCAACTTTGAATGAACGTTCGAGTCATTCCAAACGAGGTAGACAGGCATTCTTCACGTCAGAAACCACTTGTGACATGTGTAAAGAAGGCCACAAGATTGGTAAATGTCCGAAGTTCAGAGCTCTCTCACCAGCAGAACGCTACAAAATCGCAAAACAAAAACTATTGTGCATCAACTGTCTTGGCGCCAAGCATGAAAGACAACAGTGTGTTTCACGCTTCGATTGCAACCATTGTCACGAACGTTATCACACCCTTCTTCATTTCAATGATAAGTCTGAATCAAGGAATCCAGTCAACAAATCTTCAACAAAGCCAGCTGTCAAGCCTCAAGCGCAACCACCCATGGACAGCCCGGCATGACTAGAGGAACATCAGAGCACCAACACAACAGGTCAGTCCTTCATCATCAACACCTCCAACTGTGATTTGATGGTCACCGCTCAACTCCAGGCAATCAATCATTCCGATCAACCCGTAAATTGTCGGGCCCTTCTGGACACCTGTTCCACCACAAATTTCATGACCGAGCGTCTCGCCTTGTCATTGAAATTACCTACAAAAAACTTCGTAGTCCCAATCGGTGCTCTGAACTCCATGAACACTTCCACGAAACACCTCGTCACTGCAACGATACGGTCTCGAGTTAGCAACTTCAAGAAGACACTGGACTTTCTAACTGTCCCCCGTATCTCATCTCTGGTTCCCGATCAACGTCTTGATCATCAGTGCATCAAGATACCTGCTAATCTACCATTAGCAGATCCAGAATTCTATCAGCCTGGGCACATTGACATGCTCCTAGGCTGTGGAACAACCCTTTCCATGCTTGGCACATCGAAACGGCGCCTGTCCTCCAAGGATCAACCAGACTTATACTTGATGCAGTCAGCGCTCGGCTGGATCATCGGTGGAGGGGTTCCTGTTCGacaatcatcatcatcattctcCTGTCGTCTCACGAACATTGAGAATCTACAGTTCGACCTAACGAAGTTCTGGGAAATTGAAGAAGCCGTTCCAGAATCCAACATCATCCAGAATGAATGCGAGCAACATTTCACTGCTAACTTCTCGAGAAGCTCCACGGGGAGATACGTTGTGGCACTCCCATTCAACGAGAAAATCAGCAATCTCGGAGAATCTCGCTCTAGAGCCTATCATCGATTCAAGGCCTGTGAACGGAAATTACTTGAGAATCCAGAACTGAAAACCCAGTACGATGCAGTACTTCAGGAATACCTTGACCTCGGCCACATGACTGAAGTCAACACCCATAACATCTCTCATCCAGGTTACTACCTGCCTCACCACGCCGTCTTCAAAGAAGGGAGTCTGACAACCAAGCTCAGAGTGGTCTTCGATGCATCAGCCAAGACCAACACGAGTATCTCATTGAATGATACTCTCCATGTTGGGCCCACCATCCAAGATGACATCCTGTTTCTTCTTTTGAGGTTCCGGCTACACCAATACGTCCTGACAACGGACATCGAGAAGATGTATCGCCAGATACTCGTGAAACCGGAGGATCGTAAATATCAACGAATCTTGTGGCGCAACGATGATGGTCCAGTCCGAACCTACGAGTTGAATACTGTTACTTTCGGGCTATCCGCTGCACCATATCTCGCCATTAGATGCCCCCATCAACTGGCTACTGATGAGGCTCAAGATTTCCCAATAGCTGCTGAGATCTTGAAACGCGACATGTACGTCGATGACCTTTTGACCGGAGCTGAAACTCGAGAACATGCAATAGCCATTCGGAATGAATTAACCCAGCTGGTTAAACGGGGAGACTTCAACCTGCGTCTGTGGGGATCCAACGACCCCAGCCCTGCTGCAAGACCTAGCACACGACGACATCAACCGCCATCTGCTCATCTCAGACTCGCCTACATTGAAGACCTTGGGGTTATGCTGGAATTCTACGAGTTACAACATCGCGTACAAGGTGAAATCGGTCGAGATAACTGCTCCAATCACGAAGCGGATGGTCTTGTCTGAGACAGCTAAGATCTTCGATCCGTTGGGTCTCCTAGCTCCAGTCATCATCATCGCCAAAACCTTCATCCAACGGTTGTGGAAGCTGAAGCTGAATTGGGATTCTCCACTACCAGCCGACGTTCAGAAGTAGTGGCAAGAGTTCTACCAGCAGCTACCAGTTCTCCAAGAATTCCAATATCCACGCAAGGCTCTGACTCAACTAGTACAGAGAATTGAGCTGCATGGCTTTTGGTATGTGGCCAATCGAGTCTCTGAGATTCAGCTGATGACACTAATCTCCGACTGGAAGCACGTCAGGACTCACGAGAACCCAGCAGACCTGGTGTCCAGAGGGCAAACAGCAGAAGAGTTCGTCAAACCTTCATTGTAGAAGGAGGGTCCAGCATGGCTTCTTGGGGATGAACATCACTGGCCTATCCTTGATCTCGATTTCCCTTCAGATCCTtcagaattgaaaaaacaacaatCATCGCCTCAAGCTGGAACCTGTTTCATGACAGGCATGGAACAGCGCAGCGGCAATGTGCTCACATGGTACTCATCTCTAACCAAACTTCAGCGCATAATTGCCCATTGTCGCCGCTGCGTGACTCGCAACAAGGGTCCAATTGCCGTGGAGGAGATGGATTCTGTTCTCCACGGAATTACGTATTGGGTCCAACGGGAA
Proteins encoded in this window:
- the LOC135171378 gene encoding uncharacterized protein LOC135171378, whose protein sequence is MPELSKLRRQRGHIIGAITHLKNAVVYYKALEAELQSPEKLQVAVEAPKAKFAAFDDLQEQIETLDEAETAKRFEIEGDYYDVIGEVTAIVSPLPRSRSLTSDIQRQPSPAGLAADTPTSLLALMRLPELEIVKFNGQYQNYRPFIDTFMSGINNYPQLSKVHKLQYFRSLLTGKAAKVIEALPNTENNYETALEMVDKKFNFERKILSRHWWTLQDLSIITKETPEAISNLVDTINQHPRSLKNLNQPVNQWDLPLICLIQSKISPELFTLWELKIKDSKLPTYTSLLEFLENRSQCSTRITSTLNERSSHSKRGRQAFFTSETTCDMCKEGHKIGKCPKFRALSPAERYKIAKQKLLCINCLGAKHERQQCVSRFDCNHCHERYHTLLHFNDKSESRNPVNKSSTKPAVKPQAQPPMDSPA